Proteins from a genomic interval of Oceanispirochaeta crateris:
- a CDS encoding TolC family protein, with the protein MRKVYCLFLILAGVTMSLSAQEPLILTEDLAVSLALGQNLSLKSNLLDLESSQESNENSWNVFLPDFSVSGGTTRSEELFTVDSSKDGDSWTVWGSVDASLTLNYAAIQAMDADQLSYDSQSLSYETAKNQLISSVRKQFYYLLANKENLELVKKNLDLAEKRYIQTKTNFENGLASELSVLESRNSYESIRPSYTNTKTSYETQLMSFKNLLGLDLNQEIDVTGSLDTPVLDLDASSLINKFMAKRLDVQSAVKNLDIQENLKEATNFSKRSPSISLSGDWSNYAYDASDLDWNDAVSLTLSLSLPLNGFIPGSEDTLEIKDTVREVEQARLQLQEIMDSAEQDIHTLVMQLEGYLENIEITAFSVELAQKTYEMTESAYEFGTKELLDLEDAQNKLLSANEDLLQSRYSYLSGLIDLEYALNSTLDEIQGES; encoded by the coding sequence ATGAGAAAAGTCTACTGTTTATTTCTAATATTGGCAGGAGTGACAATGTCCCTGTCAGCCCAAGAGCCCTTAATCTTAACAGAGGATCTGGCTGTCAGCTTGGCCCTGGGGCAAAACCTCAGTCTTAAATCCAATCTGCTGGATTTGGAAAGCAGCCAAGAATCCAATGAAAATAGCTGGAATGTGTTCCTACCGGATTTCAGTGTCTCAGGTGGGACGACCCGTTCTGAAGAGTTGTTTACGGTGGATTCCTCCAAGGATGGTGATAGTTGGACAGTCTGGGGATCAGTTGATGCTTCTTTGACTCTAAACTATGCGGCCATTCAGGCTATGGATGCGGATCAGCTTAGTTATGATTCACAGTCTCTTTCCTATGAAACTGCCAAGAATCAGCTGATTAGTAGCGTAAGAAAGCAGTTTTACTACCTGCTGGCGAATAAGGAAAATCTGGAACTGGTGAAAAAGAACCTAGATCTGGCCGAGAAGCGCTATATCCAGACTAAAACAAATTTTGAAAACGGTCTGGCTTCTGAGCTTTCGGTCCTGGAATCTAGGAACTCTTATGAGAGCATCCGGCCGTCCTATACCAATACCAAAACATCCTATGAGACACAGCTGATGTCTTTTAAAAATCTTTTAGGATTGGATCTTAATCAAGAGATTGATGTCACTGGATCTCTGGATACTCCGGTTTTAGATCTGGATGCCTCGTCTTTGATTAATAAGTTTATGGCCAAAAGATTGGATGTTCAGAGTGCTGTTAAGAATCTGGATATTCAGGAAAATCTCAAGGAGGCTACCAATTTTAGTAAGCGTTCCCCCTCTATAAGTCTGAGCGGAGATTGGAGCAATTATGCCTATGATGCATCAGATCTGGATTGGAATGATGCTGTTTCGCTTACACTCTCCCTTTCGTTGCCTCTGAATGGTTTTATCCCTGGTTCCGAGGATACGCTGGAGATCAAAGATACGGTCCGTGAGGTAGAGCAAGCCCGTTTGCAGCTTCAGGAAATCATGGATTCCGCAGAGCAGGATATCCATACCCTCGTAATGCAGCTTGAAGGATATTTAGAGAATATTGAAATAACTGCCTTCAGCGTGGAACTGGCACAGAAAACCTATGAGATGACAGAATCGGCTTATGAGTTTGGAACTAAGGAGCTTTTGGATCTGGAAGATGCACAAAACAAGCTTCTGTCGGCAAATGAAGACCTTCTTCAAAGCCGTTACAGCTATTTATCCGGGTTGATTGATTTGGAATATGCCCTCAATAGCACTTTAGATGAGATACAAGGAGAATCATAA
- a CDS encoding efflux RND transporter periplasmic adaptor subunit: MEDIKNKKQARMMGIALIVLIVVVLGAMAFSVFGKDAPISGAPGGPGGRPGGDSGSEESVTYSVLVETMEPGIMENYLKFNGDVIAETSVDIYPDAAGKLTKLSVSLGDYVRKGQIIAEVDPSLPGQIYVASPVKSTISGIVTDLPYNVGATISTTQVPLATVGDLTNMQLDSFISEKDMASIKLRQRAEIGFAPFPGEVFSGFVSEISPVLNKSSRTMEIKISLENEDGRVKSGMFGSIKLITEKKEDVLTIPSESLIEGDDSRFVYIVSPDNTALQTFVETGLVLDGRVEVLSGLSAGDRVIVRGQTMLQDGSSVRVTE; this comes from the coding sequence ATGGAAGACATAAAGAATAAGAAACAGGCCCGGATGATGGGTATTGCCCTGATTGTATTGATTGTCGTTGTTTTGGGGGCGATGGCCTTCTCTGTCTTTGGCAAAGATGCTCCCATTAGCGGCGCTCCTGGAGGTCCAGGAGGACGTCCAGGAGGGGATAGTGGTTCAGAAGAATCTGTGACCTATTCGGTCCTGGTTGAAACAATGGAACCGGGAATCATGGAAAACTACCTGAAGTTCAACGGGGATGTGATTGCCGAAACCAGTGTGGATATTTATCCAGATGCAGCAGGAAAACTGACAAAGCTTTCAGTGTCTCTGGGGGATTATGTCCGTAAAGGGCAGATTATTGCAGAAGTGGACCCCTCCTTACCAGGACAGATCTATGTCGCCAGTCCTGTAAAGTCTACCATAAGCGGTATTGTCACAGATCTTCCCTATAATGTGGGGGCTACCATCTCAACCACTCAAGTTCCCCTGGCTACTGTGGGAGATCTAACAAATATGCAGTTGGATAGCTTCATTTCTGAAAAAGATATGGCGTCAATTAAACTAAGGCAACGAGCCGAAATCGGGTTTGCCCCTTTCCCTGGTGAAGTCTTTTCAGGCTTTGTTTCTGAAATCAGTCCTGTTTTGAATAAAAGCTCCCGGACCATGGAAATTAAGATTTCACTGGAGAACGAAGACGGTCGGGTTAAATCGGGGATGTTCGGATCCATCAAATTGATCACAGAGAAGAAAGAAGATGTTCTTACCATTCCTTCGGAGAGTTTGATTGAAGGTGATGACTCTCGTTTTGTTTATATTGTTTCACCGGATAACACGGCTCTCCAGACATTTGTGGAAACAGGATTGGTTCTGGACGGCAGGGTCGAGGTTCTTAGCGGACTTTCTGCTGGTGACCGGGTGATTGTCAGAGGACAAACCATGCTTCAAGACGGTTCCTCTGTCAGAGTTACAGAGTAA